One window of Candidatus Regiella endosymbiont of Tuberolachnus salignus genomic DNA carries:
- a CDS encoding efflux RND transporter periplasmic adaptor subunit, translating into MSKKKGLIPLVPMLILLSSVVIVGCNDKDSSQKAASRPLVEVGIVTLAAQSINVTTELPGRTAASLVAEVRPQVSGIILKRNYTEGSNVTTGSSLYQIDPAPYHAAYNSAKGDLAKAQASAEIAGMKLNRYKPLLKTHYVSKQEYDEASSALTQANAEVMSAKAKLETARINLAYTKVNSPISGRSGKSLVTEGALVSSGQTNPLTTIQQLDPMYVDVTQSSDQFLRLKEELATGRLKQEAGKARVRLLLENGREYPATGTLEFSDVTVDQSTNSITLRAVFPNPNGALLPGMFVRTRLDEGIKTDALLVPQQGVTRDPRGDAIAMVIGQDNKVELRKLTTGQAIGDKWLVTEGLQPGDRVILTGLQKIKPGIQVKGQEIDHPASDTVPQ; encoded by the coding sequence GCTGTAATGATAAAGATAGTTCACAAAAGGCGGCTTCACGACCCTTGGTTGAAGTGGGAATCGTGACCCTAGCAGCACAATCCATCAATGTCACCACTGAGCTTCCAGGTCGTACAGCCGCATCCTTGGTAGCGGAAGTTCGCCCACAGGTAAGTGGTATTATCCTGAAACGTAATTACACAGAAGGCAGTAATGTCACTACTGGCAGCTCACTGTATCAAATTGATCCTGCCCCCTATCATGCTGCTTATAACAGCGCCAAGGGTGATTTAGCAAAAGCACAGGCCAGTGCCGAAATCGCCGGTATGAAATTAAATCGCTATAAACCACTGTTAAAAACACATTATGTCAGTAAACAAGAATACGATGAGGCTTCATCTGCATTGACCCAAGCGAATGCAGAAGTGATGAGTGCGAAAGCAAAGTTGGAAACAGCGCGCATTAATTTAGCCTATACCAAAGTGAATTCACCCATTTCGGGGCGTAGTGGTAAATCATTGGTCACTGAAGGGGCATTGGTCAGCAGCGGTCAAACCAATCCATTGACAACCATCCAACAACTTGATCCTATGTATGTGGATGTTACGCAGTCGAGTGATCAATTTCTGCGTCTGAAAGAAGAATTAGCAACCGGTAGACTAAAACAAGAAGCAGGCAAAGCCAGAGTACGTCTGCTATTAGAAAATGGCAGAGAATATCCGGCTACCGGCACGCTAGAATTCTCTGATGTCACTGTTGATCAAAGCACCAATTCCATTACTTTACGTGCTGTTTTTCCAAATCCTAATGGAGCATTGTTACCGGGGATGTTTGTTCGGACTCGTTTGGATGAGGGTATAAAAACGGATGCGCTACTGGTACCACAACAAGGAGTTACCCGTGATCCTCGTGGTGACGCCATCGCGATGGTAATAGGCCAAGATAACAAAGTAGAGTTACGTAAACTGACAACAGGGCAAGCGATTGGTGATAAATGGTTGGTTACCGAAGGATTGCAACCCGGTGATCGCGTTATTTTAACCGGCTTACAAAAAATAAAACCGGGTATTCAGGTTAAGGGACAGGAGATTGATCATCCGGCATCCGATACAGTTCCACAATGA